A region from the Desulfitobacterium dehalogenans ATCC 51507 genome encodes:
- the rsmB gene encoding 16S rRNA (cytosine(967)-C(5))-methyltransferase RsmB: MNKMTARALAVQILQRIEEEKAYANLVMQKSLHDLNDPRERQLTTLLVNGTLKNRLTLDYALRRHLRKPLSQLPHEVRWILRISTFQILYLSRIPEAVAINEGVELTKKHQGKYTSLVNSVLRRVFESSWDISWPSKEREPIRYLSLRYSHPEWMVKRWLKRYGMTDTEALCQANNEPAPVWIRTNTLKISREGLQERLEREGVKVTLGERVPESLVIEEFGSLDKLPSFQEGLFTVQDESSQLIAHVLNPQAGQKVLDACGAPGGKTTHLAQRMENRGEILAFDIHPHKVKLIEDLSARLGITIIHPQAGDARELAGVEDSSYHKVLVDAPCSGLGVIRRRADMRWNKEEEEIKALPELQLALLERAAQCVALGGELVYSTCTIEPEENFEVVKAFRAKYPEFTPVNLAEDFPYSLKSEQDIKQAAKGFLQILPHKQGMDGFFLAKFRRGEV, encoded by the coding sequence ATGAATAAAATGACCGCGAGAGCCTTGGCTGTACAGATTCTCCAGCGTATAGAGGAAGAAAAAGCTTATGCCAATCTGGTAATGCAAAAGTCTCTTCACGATTTAAACGATCCTCGAGAACGTCAATTGACCACTCTCCTGGTCAATGGGACTTTAAAAAATCGCCTCACCCTGGATTATGCTTTAAGGCGTCACCTTCGCAAACCTTTATCTCAATTACCCCATGAGGTACGTTGGATTCTCAGAATCAGTACCTTTCAAATTCTCTACCTTTCTAGGATTCCCGAAGCTGTGGCCATCAACGAAGGAGTAGAATTGACCAAAAAGCATCAGGGCAAGTACACATCCTTAGTGAACAGTGTATTACGGAGAGTTTTCGAAAGCAGTTGGGATATTTCCTGGCCTAGCAAGGAGAGGGAGCCCATACGTTATCTCTCCCTGCGCTATTCTCATCCCGAGTGGATGGTGAAGCGCTGGTTGAAACGATATGGGATGACAGATACTGAAGCCTTATGCCAAGCCAATAATGAGCCCGCACCTGTTTGGATCCGTACCAATACCCTGAAGATTTCTCGAGAAGGCTTACAAGAAAGGCTGGAGAGAGAAGGCGTAAAGGTGACCCTTGGGGAACGGGTTCCGGAAAGCCTGGTAATAGAAGAATTCGGATCCCTGGATAAACTGCCCAGCTTTCAAGAAGGGCTCTTTACCGTTCAGGATGAAAGCTCTCAATTGATTGCCCATGTTTTGAATCCCCAAGCCGGGCAAAAGGTTTTGGATGCCTGCGGTGCCCCGGGAGGGAAAACCACCCACCTGGCCCAAAGGATGGAGAATAGGGGCGAAATTCTCGCTTTTGATATCCATCCCCATAAGGTGAAACTTATCGAGGATCTGTCCGCACGCCTGGGAATTACTATCATTCACCCCCAGGCAGGGGATGCCCGGGAACTGGCAGGGGTAGAGGATTCTTCCTACCATAAAGTGTTGGTGGATGCGCCTTGTTCAGGGCTTGGGGTAATTCGTCGCCGGGCAGATATGCGCTGGAATAAGGAAGAGGAAGAAATTAAGGCCTTACCTGAGTTGCAATTAGCACTATTGGAGAGGGCGGCTCAATGCGTTGCTCTAGGTGGAGAGCTAGTCTATTCTACCTGTACTATTGAGCCTGAGGAAAATTTCGAAGTGGTTAAGGCTTTTCGTGCCAAATACCCCGAGTTTACTCCCGTTAATCTCGCCGAGGATTTTCCTTATTCCTTAAAATCTGAACAAGATATTAAACAAGCCGCCAAGGGGTTTCTGCAGATTTTGCCCCATAAACAGGGTATGGATGGCTTTTTCTTAGCGAAATTTCGCCGAGGTGAAGTTTAG
- the fmt gene encoding methionyl-tRNA formyltransferase gives MRLVFMGTPDFAVPTLQALAAHGHDVVGVFTQPDRPSGRGKNLKPSPVKVAAQSLGLAVYQPHKVKSPEGLESLKELAPEVIIVVAYGQILSKEILELPLYGCINVHASLLPDWRGAAPIHWSVLEGDQKTGVTTMQMDEGLDTGDMLLKAEHPIGEDTTTGELHDALAQAGAQLLITTLEQLQKGELPRTPQKGPVRYASLLTREHEKINWARGAQAIHNQIRGLNPWPGSYTTFRGETVKVWKSTVSAEEKGYDFKLGEIIECNSQGLLVQTGEGLIRITEVQPAGKKPMPARDFFLGRHGQVGEGFS, from the coding sequence ATGCGACTCGTTTTCATGGGAACGCCGGACTTCGCCGTTCCAACCCTCCAAGCCCTGGCGGCTCACGGTCACGACGTGGTGGGAGTTTTTACCCAGCCGGATCGTCCTTCCGGCCGGGGAAAGAACCTGAAGCCCAGCCCGGTTAAAGTAGCCGCCCAAAGCCTGGGGCTTGCTGTTTATCAGCCTCACAAAGTAAAAAGCCCCGAGGGCCTGGAATCCTTGAAGGAACTGGCCCCGGAGGTCATCATCGTGGTGGCCTATGGACAAATATTATCCAAAGAAATTTTAGAATTGCCCCTTTACGGCTGCATCAATGTCCATGCCTCCCTTTTGCCGGATTGGCGCGGTGCCGCACCCATTCATTGGTCTGTCCTTGAGGGAGATCAAAAGACCGGCGTTACGACTATGCAGATGGATGAAGGGCTGGACACGGGGGATATGCTCCTAAAGGCCGAGCATCCGATTGGAGAGGATACCACCACCGGGGAACTTCATGACGCTCTGGCTCAAGCCGGCGCTCAGCTTTTAATCACTACTTTGGAGCAGCTCCAAAAGGGAGAATTGCCCAGAACACCTCAAAAGGGGCCCGTACGTTATGCCTCCCTGCTCACCCGGGAGCACGAGAAGATCAACTGGGCGCGCGGTGCTCAAGCTATTCATAATCAAATTCGCGGACTGAATCCTTGGCCCGGTTCCTATACTACCTTTAGAGGAGAAACGGTCAAAGTATGGAAGTCAACCGTCTCTGCAGAAGAAAAAGGATATGATTTTAAACTGGGTGAAATTATAGAATGTAACTCTCAGGGCCTGCTCGTTCAGACCGGGGAAGGGTTGATCCGGATTACTGAGGTGCAGCCTGCAGGGAAGAAGCCCATGCCGGCCCGGGATTTTTTCTTAGGTCGTCATGGACAGGTGGGAGAGGGTTTCTCGTGA
- the def gene encoding peptide deformylase, whose translation MAIYQVVEIGSEVLREKAVPVKEITPNIEKLLDNMLETLYDANGVGLAAPQVGVSKRVVVIDVGEGPMELINPVIIEKEGEDLDDEGCLSIPGVTGQVARAAKVKVEALNRKGELQVIEGEGLLARCLQHEIDHLEGVLFVDKAKKTYRR comes from the coding sequence ATGGCGATTTATCAGGTTGTAGAAATCGGTTCTGAAGTGTTGCGGGAGAAAGCTGTTCCTGTAAAAGAGATAACACCCAATATTGAAAAGCTTTTAGATAATATGTTGGAGACACTCTATGATGCCAATGGGGTGGGCCTGGCAGCCCCCCAAGTGGGAGTCTCAAAACGTGTCGTCGTCATCGATGTAGGAGAAGGCCCCATGGAATTAATCAATCCTGTCATCATCGAAAAAGAGGGAGAAGACCTTGATGATGAAGGATGCTTAAGCATCCCCGGTGTAACCGGTCAGGTAGCCCGGGCAGCCAAAGTCAAAGTAGAAGCTCTCAATCGCAAGGGAGAACTCCAGGTCATTGAAGGGGAAGGGCTCTTGGCCCGCTGCCTGCAGCATGAAATCGACCATTTGGAAGGGGTACTCTTCGTTGATAAAGCGAAGAAAACCTATCGCAGGTAA
- the priA gene encoding primosomal protein N' — translation MHYAEVLVDVANRRLDQVFHYQIPEGISLKRGMRVLVPLQYRQVQGVVVRLTEQLPQDMVNPTLKPILGIVDTTNVVPEDLMDLALWLAETTICSIAQSLHTVWPLLKGKVEEYVLPLASQEDEDVKTLKILDSETYQALAVLFRSRNKALPLSTYLKRSGLSKTQVEQLAKQGWIKLESRFTSGVPRSVQTALTSKERVFNGVEDIESMNGTPHEAYVKFDAHKASDCRWELTPEQAKVCEKVTRALEKQRYETLLLHGVTGSGKTEVYQRLIGEVLAKGGSAILLVPEISLTSQIARYFQEQFGEQLIVLHSGLQVGEKAKAWQDILQGKIRVVIGARSAVFAPLPNLRLIILDEEHEGAYRQEENPKYHARNVARKRMEQLQGVVLLGSATPSLEAYAAAQTGKVPLLVMENRVNQRPLPPVEVVDMREELIKGNRSMFSFALQDKLKRTLERGEQCMLFLNRRGYSTFVVCRECGYVIRCHDCDIALTYHSQGNIMRCHYCNHEEIPPRTCPECGSRYIRFFGQGTQRVEDEIKGLYPAARILRLDFDTTRSKDAYEDILGKFRRQEADILVGTQMMAKGLDFPNVTLVGVVAADQMLNMPDFRARERTFQLLTQVAGRAGRSQKPGQVVIQTYAPEDRAIIQASQHNFKGFFWEEIGYRKARNYPPFTHVIRVTLIHEKEERVVKGAHSLASCLKLGMVSDENGNTSLDILGPAPAVMPRLKNHFRWQVSVKGKSMDTLREFLHEGVQRFARDSISSGIQLNIEVDPLSM, via the coding sequence GTGCATTATGCAGAAGTACTTGTGGATGTGGCCAATCGTCGCCTCGATCAAGTGTTTCACTATCAGATTCCTGAGGGGATATCTCTCAAAAGAGGGATGAGGGTCCTTGTGCCTTTGCAATATCGTCAAGTCCAAGGAGTAGTGGTCCGACTAACGGAGCAGTTACCCCAGGATATGGTCAACCCAACCCTAAAACCTATTTTGGGGATTGTTGACACGACGAATGTAGTGCCTGAAGACCTTATGGATTTGGCTCTGTGGCTGGCGGAGACGACGATCTGCTCCATCGCCCAAAGCCTTCATACCGTTTGGCCCCTTCTTAAGGGTAAGGTGGAAGAGTATGTCCTTCCCCTTGCCTCGCAAGAGGATGAAGATGTTAAGACTTTAAAAATTCTGGATTCTGAGACCTATCAAGCTTTAGCGGTTCTCTTTCGGTCGCGGAATAAGGCCTTGCCCTTAAGTACTTATCTTAAGCGTTCCGGATTATCCAAGACTCAAGTAGAACAACTGGCCAAGCAAGGCTGGATCAAACTGGAGTCCCGCTTTACATCGGGTGTTCCCCGAAGCGTTCAGACTGCTCTTACTTCCAAAGAGAGGGTTTTTAATGGGGTAGAGGATATAGAATCAATGAACGGTACTCCTCATGAGGCCTATGTCAAATTTGATGCTCACAAAGCGTCGGATTGCCGCTGGGAACTCACTCCGGAACAAGCGAAAGTGTGTGAAAAAGTTACCCGGGCACTAGAAAAACAGCGATATGAAACCCTTCTTTTGCATGGGGTAACCGGCAGCGGAAAGACAGAGGTCTATCAGAGGCTGATTGGGGAAGTATTGGCAAAAGGTGGTTCAGCCATTTTACTGGTTCCTGAGATTTCTTTAACTTCTCAGATCGCCCGCTATTTCCAAGAGCAATTCGGAGAGCAGTTAATTGTACTCCACTCAGGATTACAAGTCGGGGAAAAGGCCAAGGCCTGGCAGGATATTCTCCAGGGTAAAATCAGGGTTGTTATTGGGGCCCGTTCAGCGGTTTTTGCTCCTTTGCCTAATTTGCGCCTGATCATATTGGATGAAGAGCATGAGGGCGCTTACCGCCAAGAGGAAAATCCCAAATACCATGCGCGCAATGTGGCCCGTAAACGGATGGAACAACTTCAGGGAGTGGTACTCTTGGGAAGCGCTACCCCTTCCCTGGAAGCCTATGCCGCAGCTCAGACCGGTAAAGTTCCTTTGCTTGTGATGGAAAATCGGGTCAACCAACGTCCCCTTCCTCCTGTAGAAGTAGTGGATATGCGGGAGGAATTGATTAAAGGGAATCGCAGTATGTTTTCCTTCGCCCTTCAGGACAAATTAAAAAGGACTTTGGAGCGGGGAGAACAGTGCATGTTGTTCTTAAACCGCCGCGGTTACTCTACCTTTGTGGTGTGTCGGGAATGTGGTTATGTGATTCGCTGTCATGACTGTGATATAGCTCTGACTTACCACAGTCAAGGCAATATTATGCGTTGTCATTATTGCAATCATGAAGAGATTCCTCCCCGTACTTGCCCCGAATGCGGCAGTCGCTATATTCGTTTTTTTGGGCAAGGGACTCAGCGGGTGGAAGATGAGATTAAAGGGCTTTACCCTGCAGCACGAATCCTCCGTTTGGATTTTGATACCACCCGATCCAAAGATGCCTATGAGGACATCCTGGGAAAATTCCGCCGGCAGGAGGCGGATATTCTTGTGGGTACGCAAATGATGGCCAAGGGGCTTGATTTTCCTAATGTCACTTTAGTGGGAGTTGTGGCAGCTGATCAAATGCTGAATATGCCGGATTTTCGGGCCAGGGAGAGAACCTTCCAGCTCCTAACCCAAGTGGCCGGTCGGGCCGGCCGCAGTCAAAAGCCCGGGCAGGTTGTAATTCAGACCTACGCCCCCGAAGATAGGGCGATTATTCAAGCCTCGCAGCATAATTTTAAGGGATTCTTTTGGGAAGAGATCGGCTATCGGAAGGCGAGAAATTACCCTCCCTTTACTCATGTCATTCGGGTGACCCTTATTCATGAAAAGGAAGAAAGAGTGGTAAAAGGAGCTCATAGCTTAGCAAGCTGTTTAAAACTAGGAATGGTATCCGACGAAAATGGGAATACTTCCCTAGATATTCTCGGCCCTGCTCCGGCTGTGATGCCTCGCCTTAAAAATCACTTTCGCTGGCAGGTCTCGGTCAAAGGAAAATCGATGGATACATTACGTGAATTCTTGCATGAAGGTGTCCAACGTTTTGCACGAGATTCCATCAGTTCGGGAATTCAACTGAATATCGAAGTGGATCCATTAAGTATGTAA
- a CDS encoding heavy metal-binding domain-containing protein has product MIVTTTPNIDGRKIQSYHGIVTGEAIMGANIVRDVFASITDIIGGRSGAYEEKLHDAREIALKEMEQNAARMGANAVVGVDIDYEVVGQSGSMLMVSVSGTAVTVV; this is encoded by the coding sequence ATGATTGTCACAACAACCCCTAATATTGATGGTCGCAAGATTCAAAGCTATCATGGAATTGTCACGGGCGAAGCTATTATGGGTGCTAACATAGTGCGGGATGTGTTTGCAAGCATCACTGATATTATTGGCGGCCGTTCAGGAGCCTATGAAGAAAAACTTCATGATGCTCGTGAAATAGCCCTAAAGGAAATGGAACAAAATGCTGCGCGTATGGGAGCCAACGCTGTGGTCGGTGTGGATATCGACTATGAAGTGGTAGGTCAAAGTGGAAGCATGCTTATGGTGAGCGTCTCAGGAACAGCTGTTACCGTGGTGTGA
- a CDS encoding solute carrier family 23 protein, translated as MIREVQIHERLSLAQTIPLGLQHVFAMFGATVLVPFLTGLSPAIALLSSGIGTIVFLLLTKSQVPAYLGSSFAYIASLTYFVKDQNNLAAAMGGALTIGIIYVLLFALMSYFGSSWVHKIVPPVVAGPVVAIIGLSLTPVAADMSANNWYIAIFTLAVTAFLSIYAKGFLKIIPILTGIVVGYIVAAFAGLVDFTGVTASLNDIIASPVNFDTWQAPALDKAALLMFAPLAFVTIIEDLGHMIVLGNITHSDPIEKPGFNRVLLGNGLATGIASFLGGPPVTTYGENIGVLAVTRVYSTFNIWVAAFIAIILSFVNPLQALIMSIPTAVMGGVSLYLFGMIGVTGLRTLIEARVDFSKNKNLIIASVIFAVGIGVSSHGVAYATLAGIILNLVLREEKDEAPENKKEIA; from the coding sequence ATGATTAGAGAAGTTCAGATTCATGAAAGACTCTCTCTTGCCCAAACGATACCCCTCGGATTACAACATGTTTTTGCTATGTTCGGAGCCACAGTACTGGTCCCCTTCCTCACCGGATTAAGTCCGGCGATCGCACTTCTCTCCTCAGGGATTGGAACCATCGTCTTTCTTCTTTTGACCAAAAGTCAAGTCCCTGCTTATCTCGGCTCATCCTTTGCTTACATTGCCTCCTTAACTTATTTCGTTAAGGATCAAAACAATTTAGCCGCTGCTATGGGCGGCGCCCTTACCATCGGAATTATTTATGTCCTTTTGTTTGCACTTATGAGTTACTTTGGAAGTTCCTGGGTTCATAAAATCGTTCCCCCGGTGGTCGCCGGTCCTGTCGTCGCTATTATCGGCTTAAGCTTAACCCCGGTAGCTGCTGATATGTCCGCCAATAACTGGTATATTGCTATCTTTACTCTAGCAGTTACCGCTTTTCTGAGTATCTACGCCAAAGGTTTCTTAAAGATTATTCCGATTCTCACCGGAATCGTCGTCGGCTATATTGTCGCTGCCTTTGCCGGTTTAGTAGACTTCACCGGAGTGACGGCTTCTCTTAATGACATCATTGCCTCCCCGGTTAACTTCGACACCTGGCAGGCTCCTGCCTTAGATAAAGCCGCACTTCTTATGTTTGCTCCCCTGGCTTTTGTCACCATTATTGAAGATTTAGGTCATATGATTGTCCTGGGAAATATCACCCATTCGGATCCCATCGAGAAGCCAGGATTCAACCGAGTCTTACTGGGTAATGGTCTTGCCACCGGAATCGCCAGCTTCTTAGGCGGCCCTCCGGTGACCACTTACGGTGAAAACATCGGTGTACTGGCGGTCACCCGTGTCTATAGCACTTTCAATATCTGGGTAGCAGCCTTTATCGCTATTATCCTGAGTTTTGTCAATCCTCTTCAGGCTTTGATTATGTCCATCCCCACAGCGGTTATGGGTGGCGTATCCCTTTATCTCTTTGGTATGATCGGAGTCACCGGTCTTCGCACCCTGATTGAAGCTCGAGTGGATTTCTCTAAGAACAAGAACTTAATTATCGCTTCTGTCATCTTTGCCGTGGGAATCGGAGTCTCCAGCCATGGTGTAGCTTATGCCACTTTAGCAGGGATTATCCTCAATCTGGTTCTCCGTGAAGAGAAGGATGAAGCGCCCGAAAATAAAAAAGAAATCGCTTAA